The nucleotide sequence GCAGGAAGCGAGCGTAGACGGTGCCCCACCGGTCCAGCACGAAGACCGCCGGTCGCAGTTCGCCCTCCGGGCCAGCAGCGCCCACGGCCAGGTGAGCCTCGCCGCTCTCGTCCGCCAGGACGGAGAAGGGCAGGCGGGCCCGACGGGCGAAGGCGAGGGCTCCGGCCTCCGACCGCGGAATCACCAGGAGTACCAGGGCCCGCTCCAGCTCCAGATCCTCCTCTCGAGAAGCCAGCTTCCGAAGGAGGGCGCTGGCTGCTCCCTCCTCGTGCCCACCGGAGAACACCACGACCAGGTTGTGGCGGCCTCGATAGTCGTCCCGGTCTACCCGGCGCGCGTCGCTCGAAGGAAGACGGAACCCGGGCATCCTCTCGCCCACCGCGGGGAGGCTCTTCACACGGCGCATGGCTTACGCTCCTCCTGACAGCTCAGCTAACGTCACTCGACCCGCCGACGACACGCACGCCGGCATGGCCCCATTATCGGGGCGATGGACCCGGAAGCAAACTCCCTGCCTTGCACCCCGAGGAGGGCGCTCCCCCGGCCAGGCGGCCGGGGGAGTGCCCTCCGCCACATGCACCTCAGCGGAGAGGAAACGCGCCCTATCGGCAAGGATTCGGCGTGCCTCTCCTTTCCATCCTATCTGCGGTCTCAGCGTTCTCTGCGGTGAACTCCCCCTACAGCAGCGCCTGGATGGCGGGCAGCGCCAGGTACAGGACGAAGGCCACGGCCGTGCCGTAGAGCAGGCCGCTCACCTGTCGGCCTTTCCCCATAGCCACCTTCAGGAAGACGTAGGTGACGAAGCCCCAGGCGATGCCGTTGGTGATGCTCCAGGCGAAGGGCATGAACACGATGGTGAACAGAGCGGGCACCCCTTCCTCGATCCTGTCGAAGGGTATCTCCCGCACCTGCTGCACCATCAGGAAGCCGACCAGGATGAGGGCCGCCGCCGTCGCTTCCTGCGGCACTACCCCGGCCAGGGGCGACAGGAACACGGCCAACAGGAATAGAATGCCCACCACCACCGAGGTGAGTCCGCTGCGGCCGCCTTCCTCCACTCCCGCAGCGCTCTCGATGTAGGTGGTGGCGCTGCTGGAGCCGGCGATGCCGCCGAACATGGCTGCCAGCGAGTCCACCACCAGAATCTCGCGCAGACGAGGCATGCTGCCCGTGCGCTCGTCCACCCAACCGGCCTGGGCGCCGATCCCGATGACCGTGCCCATGGTGTCGAAGAAGTCGGAGAGCATAAACGAGAAGATGGTGAGCGCTGCCGTGATGACCCCCAGCTTGCCGAAGACGCCCAGGTTCAGGCCCGATCCGAAGGTGGCGAAGGAGGGAGCCACCAGGATCTGGTCCAGCGGCGGGATCTCGGCTGCGCCCGGAACCACGGAGGTCGGGTTGCCGGTCAGGTAGCGCAGGGCGATGGCGAACACGGTGGTGCCCAGGATGCCCCAGAGCAAAGCGCCCCGGACCCGGCGCGCCAGCAGCAAGAGCGTGAACAGCAACCCCACGACGGCCACCAGGATGGGCAAGGAGTTGTACAGGCCCAAAGCGGTGAGAGGACCGGTGAGAGAACCATCAGGGAGTGGGAACACCCCGGTCCGCACGAAGCCGGCGTTGAAGAGGCCGATGAACAGGATGAAGAGGCCGATCCCCACCGATATGGCCCGCTTCAGGCTCATGGGGATGGCGTTCATGATAGCTTCCCGCAAGCCCGTAAGGACCAGGATGGTGATGAGCAACCCCTCCAGGAAGATGACCCCCATGGCCTCCTGCCAGGTGAGCCCCAGTTCGGCGTTGGTCAGGACCAGGGCCACCAGCGCCGAGTTGATGCCCATGCCCGGGGCGATGGCGTAGGGGTAATTGGTCCACAGACCCATCAGCAGCGTCATGGCCCCGGCCACCACGCAAGTGGCCACCAGGGCCGGCCCGGCGGGAACGCCCGCTGCCGACAGGATTGACGGGTTCACGAAGATGATGTAGGCCATGACCATGAAGGTCGTCAGCCCGGCGACGATCTCCGTCCGTACGTTGGTGCCGCGTTCCTTGAGTCGGAAGAACTCCTCCATCCTGTCCTCCCCCGAGCACGGTCTGCGTGCGCTGATCTAGCCCGGCGCCGGGCGCAGGCCTCCACACGCCACCGGCGCCAGCCTACCTGCAAAGCAAGTGCATTGTGCGTGCCAGTTCACAACCAACGCTTGCTGCGGAGAGCGCCAAGAGCGCGCGAAGGGAGCAGTGTAAGGAAGGGACGGAATGGGCGCAGCCGGACGACGACAGGTACCCACCACGTCCCAGGGCGGGCCACGCCCCCACCTCCCAAGTCAAGGCGAGAAAGGCACGTCCACAGCGTCCACCCCGCCCGTCCACTCGAGCCGCTGCCCGCTGTCGGCATCGTAGAGCCCCACCCGCACCAGAGTCGGCGCAGTCCCTGAAGGAAGCACGAGGCCGTGCCGATCCACGATGGCCTCTCCCGGCCGCCAGGTACTGGTCGGTCGGGTCCACCCCACGGGGACGGCGTCACTCTGCGCCAGCAGGGCCCCGGAGCGGTCCAGCACGTGCACGAACACCTTGTAGTCCCGCGAGGGCCGCGAGTCGGCCAGCCAGGTGAGGCGCACCAGCAAATCGTCCCCTTGCCTGAGCGTGGCCACCTCCTGTAGCACCGCCCCGTCGACCGTGCGCCGGTCCACGCCAGTGGCCGCCAGCGGGCCGGAGGCCATCAGGTACAGGGACAGGCGGCGATCGCCGGAGCCGGCGGTCAGGGCAGGGTAGGCGTCGTCGCCCAGCCACGATTCCGCCCCCGTCCCTGAGGCTTCGGCTAGCACCCAGAAGCGCCGATAGCGCGACACCAGCCCGGCCGGCAGGTCCTCGTCGGGCGCAGCCGTCGAGTATACCGGCAGGCGCCCCTCGTAGCGGTCGGAGAAGGGCACCGAGTCGGCGGGGACTAGAGCCAGCAACGCATCGCCGGGCCGCTCCTGTGCCTCGACCAGTCGCAGCAGGGGGTCGAGCGCGTGAGTGCCGCCTGCGTGAGAGCGGACCAGCGACAGGCTCCACGAGCCCACCAGCGCCAGGGCGGCCACCGCCAGCAGGACACCAGCCCGTCCCCGCAGGGCGCGCAGGAGCGCCGCCGTCGCCAACCCCAGTGTGACTAGGAGCACCCCCAGAGCGGAGAGGTCGAGAGGCGCAGGGGCGCCCGCCCGCCGGGCCCAGGCGAAGTCCAGGGCCTCCGGCCGGACGTAGGCCCACTGGCGCAGGAGGGGCGAGTAGGCCGGGTCCCAGAAGGTGCGTCCGTCGAAGAGGGGCAGGCCGGTCAGAAGCAGGTCGTCCTGAAAGGGGGCGAAGTGGACCAGGGAGCCCAGCACTTGCGGCACCAGGCTGAGAGCGCCCAGGGCGAGGAAGCCCCCTCGCCACGGCCCGCCCCGCTCCCACACCGGCGCCAAGGCCAGGGCCAGAAAGGGCAGCGTGGGCAGCAGGAAGCGAGGCCCCCAGCAGTAGCCCCCATGCCACATGAACCACTTGCCGTAGATGAGCACGTGCAGGACGAAGACGCCCAGCACCAGCCAGGCGGTCTCGGCGTCGCGCCGCCGGAGCCCGAGCCATCCGGGAAGGGCCAGGAGCAGGATGGGGGCGTACAGGAACAGGCCCCGGCCGGGGCTCACCAGCAGCCCGGCCACCCCGGCTACCAGGTCTCCGGAGAACGACTCCTGAGGCAGGTACCCGCTCGTCAGGGGGTGGCCGAAGCGGATCAGGTTGAACCACCCGGACAGGGCCACGAAGATGGCTAGCCCCAAGCCGAAAGCCAGCAGATGGGTCAGGCGCCACCCCGTCCCCCCACCCCTGGCCTGAGCGGAAGAAGGGGAAGGCAAAGCCCGCTCGCCCTCGGCCCCTCTCCCGCCCGTGGCTGAGGCGAGATCTAGCTCCCCCCGTCCTGTCCAGCGAA is from Anaerolineae bacterium and encodes:
- a CDS encoding NCS2 family permease, translating into MEEFFRLKERGTNVRTEIVAGLTTFMVMAYIIFVNPSILSAAGVPAGPALVATCVVAGAMTLLMGLWTNYPYAIAPGMGINSALVALVLTNAELGLTWQEAMGVIFLEGLLITILVLTGLREAIMNAIPMSLKRAISVGIGLFILFIGLFNAGFVRTGVFPLPDGSLTGPLTALGLYNSLPILVAVVGLLFTLLLLARRVRGALLWGILGTTVFAIALRYLTGNPTSVVPGAAEIPPLDQILVAPSFATFGSGLNLGVFGKLGVITAALTIFSFMLSDFFDTMGTVIGIGAQAGWVDERTGSMPRLREILVVDSLAAMFGGIAGSSSATTYIESAAGVEEGGRSGLTSVVVGILFLLAVFLSPLAGVVPQEATAAALILVGFLMVQQVREIPFDRIEEGVPALFTIVFMPFAWSITNGIAWGFVTYVFLKVAMGKGRQVSGLLYGTAVAFVLYLALPAIQALL
- a CDS encoding redoxin domain-containing protein, giving the protein MRRVKSLPAVGERMPGFRLPSSDARRVDRDDYRGRHNLVVVFSGGHEEGAASALLRKLASREEDLELERALVLLVIPRSEAGALAFARRARLPFSVLADESGEAHLAVGAAGPEGELRPAVFVLDRWGTVYARFLPEGEEGWPEAGDILGWLEYIQIQCPE